In the genome of Fluviispira vulneris, one region contains:
- a CDS encoding 2Fe-2S iron-sulfur cluster-binding protein, producing MPILTVKTDKKNINIEHGAAIIDVCETEETSILFGCRDGACGACMIRVLENPENLSPMEEHERDFLETMAAREDERLACQCKVLGDVTVEVSE from the coding sequence ATGCCCATACTCACGGTTAAAACAGATAAAAAAAATATTAATATTGAACACGGTGCAGCTATCATAGATGTTTGCGAAACGGAAGAAACAAGCATACTTTTTGGATGCCGCGACGGTGCTTGTGGGGCTTGTATGATTCGAGTTCTTGAAAATCCAGAGAATTTGAGTCCCATGGAAGAGCATGAACGTGATTTCTTAGAGACCATGGCTGCACGTGAAGATGAACGTCTTGCTTGTCAGTGCAAAGTTCTTGGTGATGTGACTGTAGAAGTTTCCGAGTGA
- a CDS encoding lysophospholipid acyltransferase family protein translates to MLMIFFLNMLSNFLGFIGYRGILIIAKTLGFIVYDVLRVRRKVILKNLNIAFQNEKSPEELVKIGRASTVNFIRTVLELLAADKLFKKTKVVFQNKEIAENIYKRNQGIYAMCIHIGSWDFLCHINSRNFATVNVISKQLAKGTMGVWIEKMRASIGYRVIDRKGEVASTTQIFNALDRKEVIGFIVDQKRSRGEMLPFFGKEASTNNSLAKLWLKKNAPIIPVIIKRKSIDTQEVIYFPEFEMIANEDWTRKQIVTENTKRMNLVVEDMIRQNPEEYFWMHNRWG, encoded by the coding sequence ATGTTAATGATATTTTTTTTAAATATGTTATCAAATTTTCTTGGATTTATTGGATATAGAGGAATTTTAATAATAGCAAAAACTCTTGGATTTATTGTATATGATGTATTACGTGTTCGTAGAAAAGTTATATTAAAAAACTTAAACATAGCTTTTCAAAATGAAAAATCTCCCGAAGAACTCGTCAAAATAGGCAGAGCATCTACTGTTAATTTTATTCGCACAGTTCTTGAATTACTTGCTGCTGATAAACTTTTTAAAAAAACAAAAGTAGTTTTCCAGAACAAGGAAATTGCTGAAAATATTTACAAGCGAAATCAAGGCATTTATGCCATGTGCATTCATATTGGCAGCTGGGATTTTTTATGTCATATAAACTCACGCAATTTTGCCACTGTTAACGTAATCTCGAAACAATTAGCTAAAGGAACTATGGGTGTTTGGATAGAAAAGATGCGAGCTTCAATTGGTTATAGAGTAATTGATAGAAAAGGTGAAGTGGCTTCAACAACCCAAATATTCAATGCCCTTGATCGAAAAGAAGTGATTGGTTTTATCGTAGACCAAAAACGATCTCGTGGAGAAATGCTTCCATTTTTTGGCAAAGAAGCATCAACAAATAATAGTTTAGCAAAACTTTGGTTGAAGAAGAATGCGCCTATTATTCCAGTCATTATTAAAAGAAAATCCATTGACACCCAAGAAGTAATATATTTTCCTGAATTTGAAATGATTGCGAATGAAGATTGGACGAGGAAACAAATTGTCACTGAAAATACAAAAAGAATGAATTTAGTTGTTGAAGACATGATCCGGCAAAACCCAGAAGAATACTTCTGGATGCATAACCGTTGGGGATAA
- a CDS encoding riboflavin synthase subunit alpha, giving the protein MFTGIVQAVATIKNIKDHNGIRTFQIEFPKGFCNDLNVGGSVAVDGVCLTVTQRLSENIAEFDVIFKSLEITTLSTLKMAAQVNVERAAKDGAEIGGHPLSGHIDFRTQLLESYNAEGNCRLRFALPEMWKRYVFPKGYIAINGASLTISEVNKITGTFDVWLIPETRRMTTFNEKKEGVLVNIEIERNTQVVVDTIRETLEENMGKLYQILEQILEQKNIDLNTLLGIEKINLTKNSSLK; this is encoded by the coding sequence ATGTTTACTGGAATAGTTCAGGCAGTTGCAACAATTAAAAATATCAAAGACCACAATGGAATCCGTACTTTTCAAATCGAATTTCCCAAAGGATTTTGTAATGACTTAAATGTTGGTGGAAGTGTAGCTGTTGATGGCGTTTGCCTTACTGTAACACAACGATTGAGTGAAAATATCGCTGAGTTTGACGTGATCTTTAAATCTCTTGAAATAACAACACTTAGCACTCTGAAAATGGCAGCACAAGTCAATGTGGAACGGGCAGCAAAAGACGGGGCAGAAATCGGTGGACACCCACTCTCAGGCCATATAGATTTTCGCACTCAATTGCTTGAATCTTATAACGCTGAAGGCAACTGTAGACTCCGCTTTGCGTTGCCAGAAATGTGGAAGCGTTATGTCTTTCCTAAAGGGTATATAGCAATCAATGGTGCCAGTTTAACTATATCTGAGGTCAATAAAATAACAGGTACATTTGATGTCTGGCTCATCCCTGAAACTAGAAGAATGACAACTTTTAATGAAAAAAAAGAAGGAGTTCTCGTTAATATTGAAATTGAACGAAACACTCAAGTTGTCGTTGATACCATTCGTGAAACTTTGGAAGAAAATATGGGTAAATTATATCAGATATTAGAACAAATACTTGAGCAAAAAAATATCGATCTAAATACACTTCTCGGAATTGAGAAAATTAACCTTACAAAAAACTCTTCTCTCAAATAA
- the aspA gene encoding aspartate ammonia-lyase: MDLSHVSHFPLFSNLSENEVKILINYLEKENYKKNEILYSPGLVRDKLRLIISGRVEVSAPSSDFEEPTTIYGPNQFLGEVSLLQEGTLHKAKAVALLSTKAITLSRQNFLKLMKDHQEISCKIQMSIGSFVFNRISSAVTHSSVHYAGYSSGKKRLEHDLLGNRELPDDAYYGVQTLRALENFNITGVKLKSFPIFIKGLAQVKKAAALANAELGVLNKDIANYIVMACDEIIAGHWHDQFLVDMIQGGAGTSTNMNANEVIANRALELWGKAKGDYNSIHPNNHVNLGQSTNDAYPTAIRLATLQSIPSLLEALVELCGLLSNKGNEFSDVIKMGRTQLQDAVPMTLGQEFEAFSVTLGEDIARIRDGAKLFLELSIGGTAIGTGINSHPKYAAKAIEKLREITELDLVASPNLIEATPDTGAFVLFSGILKRLAIKLSKICNDLRLLSSGPRCGFGDINLPPMQPGSSIMPGKVNPVIPEVVNQIAFQVIGNDLTVTMASEGGQLQLNAFEPVMVFNIFQSVTMLTRGMRTLGRLCVEGITANKEACRRSVEHSIGLVTALNPLIGYENSTMIAKEALATGDSVFNLVLKHKLLTRQQLEDALKPENMLSARL; this comes from the coding sequence ATGGATCTCTCCCACGTTTCTCATTTTCCCCTTTTTTCTAACCTCTCAGAAAATGAAGTCAAAATTCTAATCAATTACTTAGAAAAAGAAAATTATAAAAAAAATGAAATACTCTATTCCCCTGGACTCGTGCGCGATAAATTGCGTCTCATTATATCTGGCCGAGTAGAAGTTTCTGCTCCATCCTCAGACTTTGAAGAGCCTACGACCATTTATGGACCCAATCAGTTTCTTGGAGAAGTCTCTCTTCTTCAAGAAGGAACTCTGCACAAAGCAAAAGCAGTTGCGCTTCTTAGTACAAAAGCCATCACACTCTCTCGACAAAATTTTTTAAAACTTATGAAAGACCATCAAGAAATATCATGTAAAATTCAAATGAGCATTGGCTCTTTCGTATTTAATCGTATTTCCAGTGCAGTGACTCATAGCTCAGTCCACTATGCGGGCTACAGCTCGGGTAAAAAGCGCTTAGAACATGACTTGCTTGGCAATCGGGAATTGCCTGATGATGCATATTATGGAGTGCAAACTCTCCGCGCATTAGAAAATTTTAATATCACGGGTGTGAAACTTAAATCCTTTCCTATTTTTATAAAAGGCCTTGCACAAGTTAAAAAAGCGGCCGCTTTGGCCAATGCTGAATTGGGTGTCCTCAATAAAGATATTGCAAATTATATAGTTATGGCTTGTGATGAGATTATTGCGGGCCATTGGCACGATCAATTTTTAGTCGACATGATTCAAGGTGGGGCTGGAACTTCCACCAATATGAATGCCAATGAAGTCATAGCCAATCGAGCTCTCGAACTGTGGGGCAAAGCAAAAGGGGATTACAACAGTATTCATCCAAATAACCATGTAAACCTAGGTCAGTCGACAAACGATGCCTATCCGACCGCTATCCGCTTAGCGACATTACAATCTATTCCCAGTTTGCTCGAAGCTTTGGTCGAATTGTGTGGGCTTTTATCAAATAAAGGCAATGAATTTTCTGATGTTATTAAAATGGGACGCACTCAATTACAAGATGCAGTGCCTATGACTTTAGGTCAGGAATTTGAAGCCTTTTCTGTGACTTTAGGTGAGGACATTGCTCGCATTCGGGATGGTGCAAAACTCTTTTTAGAATTAAGCATTGGTGGGACTGCGATTGGCACTGGAATCAATTCTCATCCAAAATACGCGGCAAAAGCAATCGAGAAACTACGGGAAATAACAGAATTAGATTTAGTGGCATCACCCAATTTAATTGAAGCAACTCCTGACACAGGTGCTTTTGTTTTATTTTCAGGAATTCTGAAACGTCTAGCAATTAAATTGAGCAAAATATGTAATGACCTAAGATTATTATCAAGTGGTCCTCGCTGTGGTTTTGGCGATATCAATCTTCCTCCTATGCAGCCAGGATCAAGTATTATGCCTGGCAAAGTCAATCCCGTAATTCCAGAAGTTGTGAATCAAATTGCCTTTCAAGTGATCGGCAACGATTTAACTGTCACAATGGCTTCGGAAGGTGGGCAGTTGCAGCTCAATGCTTTTGAGCCTGTTATGGTGTTTAATATTTTTCAAAGTGTCACTATGCTCACGCGCGGAATGCGCACCTTGGGGCGTCTCTGTGTAGAGGGAATCACTGCAAATAAAGAAGCTTGCCGCCGATCCGTGGAACACAGCATTGGCCTAGTGACAGCACTTAATCCTCTCATCGGCTACGAAAACTCTACAATGATAGCAAAGGAAGCTTTGGCGACAGGAGACAGTGTGTTTAATTTGGTTTTAAAACATAAACTCTTAACCCGCCAACAGCTAGAAGATGCTCTAAAACCTGAAAATATGCTCTCTGCTCGACTCTAA
- a CDS encoding rod shape-determining protein, producing MFDWFFRLLSHDLAIDLGTANTLVYVKNKGIVANEPSVVAVQRDSRGLRTVKAVGRAAKEMLGRTPGTIEAVRPMKDGVIADFELTEKMLSYFIGVAHNHRSLVRPRAVICIPYGITEVEKRAVRESAESAGCASVYLIEEPMAASIGADLPIHEASGNMIVDIGGGTTEVAVISLLGIVYSKSVRVGGDKMDESIVNYLKRRFNVLIGERTAEQIKIAIGSAYPEEEIRTMQVKGRDLVAGIPKTIEVTSEEIREAMQEPVNAIVEAVRLALEKTPPELAADIVDKGIVLVGGGALIRNLDVLLREETGLPIVVAENPLTAVVLGSGRVLDNPELLREVTF from the coding sequence ATGTTCGACTGGTTTTTTAGGCTACTTTCTCATGATTTAGCCATCGATTTAGGCACAGCAAATACCTTGGTCTATGTGAAGAACAAGGGAATTGTTGCAAACGAACCTTCTGTCGTTGCTGTTCAACGAGACTCGCGTGGTCTCCGCACCGTGAAAGCAGTGGGAAGAGCCGCAAAAGAAATGCTTGGGCGAACTCCTGGAACAATTGAAGCCGTTCGTCCGATGAAGGATGGTGTGATTGCTGATTTTGAGCTCACCGAAAAAATGTTAAGTTATTTTATTGGTGTTGCACACAATCACCGCTCTCTCGTAAGACCAAGAGCCGTTATTTGTATTCCTTACGGAATAACGGAAGTGGAAAAAAGAGCTGTGCGTGAATCTGCAGAGTCGGCAGGTTGTGCTTCTGTTTACTTAATCGAAGAGCCCATGGCTGCTTCCATCGGAGCTGATCTTCCTATCCACGAAGCAAGTGGAAATATGATCGTAGATATCGGTGGAGGAACTACAGAAGTCGCGGTAATTTCTCTCTTAGGAATTGTTTATTCTAAAAGTGTGCGCGTTGGGGGTGACAAAATGGATGAATCCATCGTCAACTACCTCAAGCGACGTTTTAACGTACTCATTGGGGAACGCACCGCAGAGCAGATAAAAATTGCGATTGGTTCTGCTTATCCTGAAGAAGAAATCCGCACCATGCAGGTTAAGGGGCGCGACCTTGTTGCAGGGATTCCAAAAACCATCGAAGTCACAAGCGAAGAAATCCGCGAAGCCATGCAAGAACCCGTCAATGCCATCGTTGAAGCTGTGCGATTAGCTCTGGAAAAAACACCACCAGAATTGGCGGCCGATATTGTCGACAAGGGAATTGTCCTTGTGGGAGGCGGAGCTCTTATTCGAAATTTAGATGTGTTATTACGTGAAGAAACAGGCTTACCTATTGTTGTCGCTGAAAACCCACTCACAGCTGTGGTGCTTGGATCTGGGCGCGTGCTCGACAATCCTGAGCTTCTAAGAGAAGTTACTTTTTAA